The proteins below come from a single Granulicella sibirica genomic window:
- a CDS encoding AbrB/MazE/SpoVT family DNA-binding domain-containing protein: MEGTLSSKNQATIPKQVREYLHLKPGGKVQILPSAGWRRRYSSEDFDCEA, from the coding sequence ATGGAAGGCACCCTCAGCAGCAAGAATCAAGCAACGATTCCCAAGCAGGTGCGGGAATATTTGCACCTCAAGCCCGGCGGCAAGGTTCAAATTCTTCCTTCGGCCGGATGGCGCCGTCGGTATTCTTCCGAGGATTTCGACTGCGAAGCTTAA
- a CDS encoding PRTRC system protein C codes for MPALKTEVLLREFYYNGIRIPDPGPHLSVDQVRDLLTPRFPEIATASVQGPEDVGNALRYKFVRAIGEKG; via the coding sequence ATGCCTGCTCTTAAGACCGAAGTTCTCTTGCGCGAGTTCTACTACAACGGTATCCGTATTCCTGATCCTGGCCCCCACCTTTCTGTCGATCAGGTGCGCGATCTGCTTACGCCGCGGTTTCCAGAGATAGCGACTGCCTCGGTTCAAGGGCCGGAGGATGTTGGCAACGCTCTGCGCTACAAGTTTGTCCGAGCCATCGGCGAGAAAGGCTAA
- a CDS encoding PRTRC system protein B — protein sequence MEVHLSIGQTHRFELHEALLIYKSVQKSFVTQHGVLRNDGATPTLGPAQPLTMNFVDSLLRSLRRNCDLEVLPAHVLATGDQTLVWWTPRRERQMFYGNTQDKATELNGKTFPQPPLVWRASRGTLAVRALMENRRPAAITKLAFAPFWNVSHSGQVCLGSMRCPESASVAAIIDWEEGFYESAFTHGNVARLTKHAGGFAAMWNELAGKRKPFPTKCLIELPETLAQFVRGK from the coding sequence ATGGAAGTACACCTCTCGATCGGTCAGACTCATCGGTTCGAACTGCATGAGGCACTACTGATCTACAAGAGCGTTCAGAAGAGCTTCGTCACCCAACATGGCGTTTTGCGAAATGATGGGGCAACCCCTACGCTAGGGCCTGCACAACCGCTCACCATGAACTTCGTCGATTCGCTGCTCCGGTCCCTCAGGCGGAACTGCGACTTAGAGGTTCTGCCGGCACATGTCCTTGCAACGGGAGACCAGACGCTCGTCTGGTGGACTCCGCGGCGCGAGCGCCAGATGTTCTATGGGAATACGCAGGACAAAGCCACCGAGTTGAACGGGAAGACATTTCCCCAGCCGCCTCTCGTCTGGCGGGCATCACGCGGAACACTGGCGGTTCGCGCCCTCATGGAGAACAGGCGGCCGGCCGCAATCACCAAGCTTGCATTCGCTCCCTTCTGGAACGTTTCGCATAGCGGGCAGGTTTGTCTTGGATCAATGCGTTGTCCGGAGTCTGCTTCTGTGGCTGCCATTATCGATTGGGAGGAAGGCTTCTACGAAAGCGCATTCACCCATGGCAACGTAGCCCGGCTCACGAAACATGCCGGGGGCTTCGCGGCCATGTGGAACGAACTTGCCGGAAAGCGTAAACCATTCCCAACGAAGTGCCTGATTGAGTTGCCGGAGACATTGGCGCAGTTCGTCCGCGGCAAGTGA
- a CDS encoding DUF6094 domain-containing protein, which translates to MRAVARLKLGYYPLPFEEGSRLRRILQFPIEGASVLDPCAGTGAALLQISEGENVARYAVELDARRAQECQEAGINTVHGNLFDVQAKSGSFSLLYLNPPYDSEVASFGNKRMELRFLQKTFRWLIVGGVLVMVVPHGQLEGCTDLLADAFTSFQVLRLSDPGSMRFDQVVLIAVQARIKAADYERNREQLISAIWTDAMPVLTGTEAPFIIPPTTKVEIEHRGLPLDEIEDLVLSSSAWAKVRPYVLPREEASVGRPITPLHGGHVGLLCTAGLLNGVFGSGEDRHIARWRTVKYVTTFEEKTEGYTEIHKRERFSNELALVYEDGRTLILIDEKKKEKRDNAERTSPARAA; encoded by the coding sequence ATGCGCGCTGTTGCTCGGCTCAAGCTTGGCTACTATCCACTCCCTTTTGAAGAAGGTTCCCGTCTGCGGCGGATCCTTCAATTTCCAATCGAAGGAGCTTCGGTCCTTGACCCGTGTGCTGGCACGGGCGCGGCGCTCCTCCAGATCTCTGAAGGAGAGAACGTCGCGCGGTACGCGGTGGAACTGGATGCGCGCCGCGCGCAGGAGTGCCAGGAGGCCGGTATTAATACTGTCCATGGCAACCTCTTCGACGTGCAGGCAAAGAGCGGAAGTTTCTCCCTTCTGTACCTCAATCCGCCTTATGACTCCGAAGTAGCATCCTTTGGCAACAAGCGCATGGAACTGCGGTTTCTGCAGAAAACTTTTCGTTGGCTGATCGTTGGCGGAGTTCTGGTGATGGTCGTCCCCCATGGGCAGTTGGAGGGATGCACCGATCTCCTCGCAGACGCGTTCACCAGCTTCCAGGTCTTGCGGCTAAGCGATCCGGGATCCATGCGCTTCGACCAAGTTGTACTCATCGCTGTCCAAGCGCGAATCAAAGCGGCAGACTACGAGCGAAACCGCGAACAGCTGATCTCGGCGATATGGACTGATGCGATGCCCGTCCTGACGGGAACCGAAGCTCCATTTATCATCCCACCCACCACCAAGGTTGAGATCGAACACCGAGGTCTTCCGCTCGATGAAATCGAGGACCTGGTTCTCTCATCTTCTGCATGGGCCAAGGTACGTCCGTATGTCCTCCCGCGGGAAGAAGCATCTGTCGGCCGGCCGATCACGCCGCTGCACGGTGGGCATGTGGGATTGCTGTGCACGGCTGGCCTCCTGAACGGAGTGTTCGGTTCGGGAGAGGATCGCCACATCGCTCGCTGGAGGACGGTGAAGTACGTCACAACGTTCGAAGAGAAGACTGAAGGCTACACCGAGATCCACAAACGGGAACGCTTCTCCAACGAACTGGCTTTGGTTTACGAAGACGGCCGCACGCTGATTCTTATCGACGAAAAGAAGAAGGAGAAAAGAGACAATGCAGAACGCACATCTCCGGCTCGCGCGGCTTGA
- a CDS encoding ATP-binding protein, producing MSKYRTGVYPLVAIQTFIEATRDSGYKSTAAALSELVDNSFEAEARTVSVCLSEDADGKCIMVTDDGTGMSPQTMQLALQFGGSTRFNSRLGTGRYGMGLPNGSLSQARRVDVYSWTNPGEIWASYLDVDEIASGGLSSVPAPCRFKPDAADDPPSSPTGTVITLTKCDRLDFRTQKTQAKYLHLEFGRTFRHQLYSGKKLLINGERVKPIDPLFLRNGNNLTGAEPYGPALRYDVASPAGKASQISVRFAVLPIERWCPLSNEYKNAHGISKGAGVSVVRGGREIDCGWYFMGSKRKENYDDWWRCEISFSPELDELFGVTHTKQKINSTEMLESILTPDLERIARELNNLVRRRYLAVREESVELKSTAVAEHKDSLMAPVVLRRRSPQNTARVQGRITPLGYRIDEQVLEEVSFYRPSLAQERLTLTLNRDHNFYQKIYQPLAATRQVESARVLNQLQLMLLAVGRAECALRSAEEKIAVRRLRETWSNALTAFLD from the coding sequence ATGTCAAAGTATAGGACAGGCGTATATCCCCTAGTCGCGATCCAAACCTTCATTGAGGCCACACGGGATTCTGGCTACAAGAGCACGGCCGCAGCTCTTTCCGAACTTGTCGATAACTCCTTCGAAGCCGAGGCAAGGACAGTGTCCGTGTGCCTGTCCGAGGATGCGGATGGCAAGTGCATCATGGTGACAGACGATGGAACCGGGATGTCTCCCCAGACAATGCAACTGGCGTTGCAGTTCGGCGGCAGCACGCGGTTCAACTCTCGGTTAGGCACAGGGCGCTATGGCATGGGCCTGCCGAATGGTTCCTTGAGTCAGGCCCGCCGCGTGGATGTCTACAGTTGGACTAACCCGGGAGAAATCTGGGCAAGCTACCTCGATGTCGACGAGATTGCCTCAGGCGGCCTCTCTTCCGTTCCGGCACCCTGCCGGTTCAAACCTGATGCCGCAGACGACCCTCCGTCGTCGCCGACAGGAACCGTGATCACGCTGACCAAATGCGACCGGCTCGACTTTCGTACGCAGAAGACCCAGGCGAAGTACCTCCACCTCGAATTCGGCCGCACCTTTCGTCACCAGCTATACAGCGGCAAGAAACTGTTGATCAACGGTGAACGGGTCAAGCCGATCGATCCGCTCTTTCTCCGAAACGGCAACAACTTAACCGGCGCAGAGCCTTATGGGCCCGCCCTCCGTTACGACGTAGCCTCACCGGCAGGTAAAGCCTCACAAATCTCGGTCAGGTTCGCCGTTCTGCCCATCGAACGGTGGTGCCCTCTTTCCAACGAGTACAAGAACGCACACGGAATCTCGAAGGGAGCCGGCGTTTCTGTGGTGCGCGGCGGGCGCGAGATCGACTGTGGATGGTACTTCATGGGCTCCAAGAGGAAGGAGAACTACGACGATTGGTGGCGCTGCGAAATCTCCTTTTCCCCAGAACTCGACGAGTTGTTCGGTGTCACACACACTAAGCAGAAGATCAATTCAACCGAGATGCTGGAAAGCATCTTAACGCCGGACCTGGAGCGCATTGCGAGAGAGTTGAACAACCTCGTTCGACGCCGCTACCTCGCGGTTCGCGAAGAGTCAGTAGAATTGAAAAGTACTGCTGTCGCAGAGCATAAGGATTCCCTAATGGCTCCGGTCGTTTTACGCCGCCGGAGCCCGCAGAATACCGCGCGCGTACAGGGAAGGATTACTCCACTGGGCTACAGAATCGATGAACAGGTATTAGAAGAGGTGAGTTTTTATCGTCCGTCGCTGGCACAGGAGCGACTCACGCTAACCCTGAACCGCGATCACAACTTTTATCAGAAGATCTATCAGCCCTTGGCGGCAACTCGGCAGGTCGAATCTGCACGAGTTCTGAATCAGCTACAACTCATGCTCCTCGCTGTGGGGCGCGCCGAATGCGCGCTGAGATCGGCAGAGGAGAAGATTGCTGTCCGACGGTTGAGGGAGACGTGGAGTAATGCTCTTACGGCCTTCCTGGATTAG
- a CDS encoding DEAD/DEAH box helicase, whose amino-acid sequence METYHDYLRAYSQELGSRIVEMYPPLQGPKDPVAPELKTLLRKPLPVQAMTITGAAKYLQVEDSVRLVGECGTGKTLMSIGIAHAHAASKPYTALVMCPPHLVLKWAREVLITVPRARAFVVYDLRNGGDPSKPHGVVEVSMRNGHVVSKGLKTSVVELRKMGRKGWEQRCSVPAYFITSKESGKLSYFWKHAYVTPKSGNSRDCITNPETGKTVPKDEGGHLLRGDFDDVKHFEVIQRQGGGTESYSPLWEADRNKIQRMAPLEYMGRYMKRFFTYAFADEMHQLANDTAQGNNLAVLRRCSRKLIGNTGTLMGGYASDLFHIFFRMEPWKMVEDGYEAGTQGQADFQATYGVLESIERVPDEDKACTRAAKSTFRLAKKPGASPLLFGKFLMSSTVFVSLEDIAEFLPPYEEIVCEVELDGELRQAYEKIQEDIQQALRENRGNRSLMSLMLHRLMLYPDHPFGIGEIMGRKFDPQEKRLVPFLVTTAPDLPKDQLYPKEQRLVEDVREELRQGRRCQVFATFTGEYDVPERLEGILRQAGFRVAVLRSSVPALKREQWYAQRVKEGVEVIIGHPKLVETGLDLLWFPTIIFYQTGYSLHTLRQASRRSWRIGQRLAVRVKFMIYDGTTQRTCLRLMGRKMLVALMMEGKFSGEGLHSMDADDDMLAAMARELVEKGGVGESADAVWEELRKERTGHLPTATVIEPVLTMEPESEIPDMFAGIGNSTPAPWGGPVLMHSQPKKKQTLWPTGYVIGEQLGLFG is encoded by the coding sequence ATGGAAACTTATCATGACTATCTCCGCGCCTACAGCCAGGAGTTAGGGTCGCGCATCGTGGAGATGTACCCCCCGCTGCAGGGCCCGAAAGACCCGGTTGCTCCTGAGCTGAAGACGCTTCTCCGCAAGCCCCTCCCGGTGCAGGCCATGACTATCACCGGAGCTGCGAAGTACCTGCAGGTCGAAGATTCCGTTCGGCTCGTCGGCGAATGCGGAACAGGCAAGACTCTGATGTCGATCGGCATTGCCCACGCGCATGCTGCCAGCAAGCCCTACACCGCTCTGGTGATGTGCCCGCCCCATCTGGTTCTGAAGTGGGCGCGCGAGGTGCTGATCACCGTCCCACGCGCACGAGCCTTTGTTGTGTATGATCTGCGCAACGGTGGTGACCCTTCAAAGCCCCACGGCGTCGTAGAAGTCAGCATGCGCAACGGTCACGTCGTCTCTAAGGGGCTCAAGACGTCTGTCGTCGAGTTGAGGAAGATGGGCCGCAAGGGTTGGGAACAACGCTGCTCTGTTCCGGCTTACTTCATCACCTCCAAAGAATCAGGGAAGCTCAGCTACTTCTGGAAGCATGCCTACGTAACACCCAAGTCCGGCAATTCCCGGGATTGCATCACCAATCCTGAAACCGGAAAGACCGTTCCCAAAGACGAAGGCGGCCACCTTCTTCGCGGCGACTTCGACGATGTGAAGCATTTCGAGGTCATCCAGCGCCAAGGCGGCGGCACCGAAAGCTACTCTCCCCTCTGGGAGGCCGACCGCAACAAGATTCAGCGTATGGCGCCCCTCGAATACATGGGCCGGTACATGAAGCGGTTCTTCACGTATGCCTTTGCGGACGAGATGCACCAACTCGCGAACGACACCGCTCAAGGCAACAATCTCGCGGTTCTGCGGCGCTGCTCGCGAAAGCTAATCGGTAACACCGGGACTTTGATGGGCGGGTATGCGTCGGATCTCTTTCACATCTTCTTTCGTATGGAGCCCTGGAAGATGGTCGAGGACGGCTATGAGGCCGGCACGCAGGGGCAAGCTGACTTTCAGGCCACATATGGGGTTCTTGAATCCATTGAAAGAGTTCCGGACGAGGATAAAGCCTGCACCAGAGCAGCGAAGAGCACGTTTCGTCTAGCAAAGAAGCCCGGCGCATCCCCACTGCTCTTCGGCAAGTTCCTGATGAGCTCGACCGTCTTCGTCTCCCTCGAAGACATCGCAGAGTTCCTTCCCCCGTATGAAGAAATCGTCTGCGAGGTGGAGCTCGACGGAGAACTTCGCCAGGCCTACGAAAAGATACAGGAGGACATTCAGCAGGCACTACGCGAGAATCGTGGCAATCGAAGCCTCATGAGTCTCATGCTGCATCGGCTCATGCTCTATCCCGATCACCCATTCGGTATAGGCGAGATCATGGGCAGGAAGTTCGATCCGCAAGAGAAGAGACTTGTTCCGTTCCTGGTGACGACCGCACCTGATCTGCCCAAGGATCAGCTCTATCCCAAGGAGCAGAGACTCGTCGAGGACGTCCGCGAGGAGCTGCGCCAAGGCCGGAGGTGCCAGGTCTTCGCAACGTTCACCGGCGAGTACGACGTGCCGGAACGGCTCGAAGGAATTCTTCGCCAGGCGGGCTTTCGAGTTGCGGTGCTGCGTTCAAGCGTCCCAGCTCTGAAGCGTGAGCAGTGGTATGCGCAACGCGTCAAAGAAGGAGTCGAGGTCATCATCGGACACCCAAAGCTTGTCGAGACAGGACTCGACCTGCTTTGGTTTCCAACGATCATCTTCTATCAGACAGGCTATTCGTTGCATACGCTTCGACAGGCTTCACGACGTTCGTGGCGCATTGGCCAGAGGCTCGCGGTTCGCGTCAAGTTTATGATCTATGACGGAACTACGCAGCGAACCTGCCTGCGTCTGATGGGCAGGAAGATGTTGGTAGCCCTGATGATGGAGGGAAAATTCTCCGGCGAGGGACTCCATTCGATGGATGCTGACGACGATATGCTCGCCGCTATGGCCCGCGAACTCGTCGAGAAGGGTGGGGTGGGCGAATCTGCCGATGCTGTCTGGGAAGAACTCCGCAAGGAGAGAACAGGCCATCTTCCAACCGCAACGGTCATCGAGCCGGTTCTGACAATGGAGCCGGAGTCCGAGATTCCCGATATGTTCGCCGGAATCGGGAACTCCACTCCTGCGCCGTGGGGGGGGCCAGTACTGATGCACTCCCAGCCGAAGAAGAAGCAGACGTTGTGGCCAACCGGATATGTGATCGGCGAGCAGTTGGGACTCTTCGGATGA
- a CDS encoding helix-turn-helix domain-containing protein has product MRTNLLRETQPYPVEQALRKVGVNLRTARLRRGITIEEAAAKIGTGPRLVTDAERGKPNIDVAVYAALLWLYDLLTPFEDLANPQKDEQGLILASRREPTRAHRARGLNNDF; this is encoded by the coding sequence ATGCGGACAAATTTATTACGTGAGACTCAGCCTTACCCGGTTGAGCAGGCTCTCCGCAAAGTCGGCGTCAACCTTCGTACTGCTCGGCTGCGGCGCGGCATAACCATTGAGGAAGCGGCTGCAAAGATCGGCACCGGTCCCCGGCTGGTGACGGATGCGGAGCGCGGAAAGCCCAATATCGACGTAGCGGTATACGCCGCTCTCCTTTGGCTTTATGACCTCCTCACACCATTTGAGGATCTTGCCAACCCACAGAAAGACGAGCAGGGGCTGATTCTAGCCAGTCGCCGCGAACCCACGCGCGCACATCGTGCGCGAGGACTGAACAATGACTTCTAG
- a CDS encoding type II toxin-antitoxin system HipA family toxin has protein sequence MTSRHSTECFVYVTLPGARAAITAGRFVLEQTPTGDPIGRFVYGRSYLANPDAVEIDPVELKLSNETYETVRLNGVFGAIRDAGPDYWGRRVIEKHAGITQLGELDYLLESPDDRAGALSFGEKITPPAPRRRFNQTLDLARLQETAEALVRDDIPNDPNAPQVQDLLLLGTSMGGARPKAVIQDQGLLWIAKFARPDDRWNSERVEDAMLRLARQCGISAAESRIERVGGKDVLLVKRFDRARAGTAYTRSRMISSLTVLRADDAVTARDRWSYILLVEEMRRVVSDPKGDARELFRRIVFNALISNIDDHPRNHALIAPKRSWMLSPAYDLTPAPQVSQDRRDLAMKCGDDGRFANANNILSQHARFLLDCEEAEKIIADMKVQVTKTWEDTVLASGASQRDVDAIRSAFIYPGFSR, from the coding sequence ATGACTTCTAGACACTCGACAGAATGCTTTGTCTATGTCACCCTGCCCGGCGCGCGGGCGGCGATCACGGCTGGCAGGTTCGTCCTTGAGCAGACTCCCACCGGCGACCCCATCGGACGTTTTGTCTATGGCCGCTCTTATTTGGCCAACCCGGACGCAGTCGAGATTGATCCCGTCGAGCTCAAACTGTCCAATGAGACCTACGAGACCGTCCGTTTGAATGGAGTCTTCGGGGCGATTCGTGACGCCGGACCCGACTACTGGGGACGCCGTGTCATCGAGAAGCATGCCGGGATCACCCAGCTTGGAGAACTCGACTACCTGCTCGAGTCTCCTGACGACCGAGCCGGAGCACTGAGCTTTGGAGAGAAGATCACCCCCCCGGCGCCGCGCCGCAGATTCAATCAGACGCTCGACCTCGCTCGTCTGCAGGAAACCGCCGAGGCACTAGTGCGGGACGACATCCCCAATGATCCGAACGCTCCGCAGGTGCAAGACCTTCTCCTGCTGGGCACCTCGATGGGTGGCGCGCGCCCCAAGGCTGTCATCCAGGACCAGGGCCTGCTGTGGATCGCGAAGTTTGCGCGGCCAGATGACCGCTGGAATTCAGAACGGGTCGAAGATGCGATGCTGCGGCTGGCGCGGCAGTGCGGCATCAGCGCCGCAGAAAGTCGCATCGAGCGAGTCGGCGGCAAAGATGTTCTGCTCGTGAAACGGTTTGACCGCGCGCGCGCGGGTACCGCATATACACGCAGCCGGATGATCAGCAGCCTCACCGTCCTTCGCGCCGACGATGCAGTGACGGCGCGCGACCGCTGGTCCTACATTCTCCTGGTCGAAGAGATGCGGCGGGTCGTCTCGGACCCGAAGGGAGATGCGCGCGAGCTGTTTCGCCGCATCGTCTTCAATGCACTCATCTCCAACATCGACGATCATCCACGGAATCATGCGCTGATCGCTCCAAAGCGCAGTTGGATGCTGTCTCCGGCTTACGATCTCACCCCGGCACCCCAGGTCAGCCAGGACCGTCGAGATCTGGCGATGAAATGCGGTGATGATGGGCGATTCGCAAATGCGAACAACATCCTCTCCCAGCACGCACGCTTTCTTCTCGATTGCGAGGAGGCGGAGAAGATCATCGCAGACATGAAAGTACAGGTCACCAAGACCTGGGAAGACACTGTGCTCGCCAGCGGCGCTTCTCAGCGCGACGTAGACGCGATCCGTTCTGCCTTCATCTATCCGGGTTTTTCTCGCTGA
- a CDS encoding Druantia anti-phage system protein DruA, with protein sequence MGQTATLTPNLTVLMPIFRERCASIRKMVRNCRETVSAELIQRIRSSVLAPLTKPTKAQVQEELELLASLSVTIDLIAQGWRVVTISPAVVIEFENGFSPEAEKERIRHVHLIDRDDQLRQPATRTFIKGMEKKRLTKKGWHSIYSVMRDGESLARDLSAIRATPDSGSKLEQLRGAIKPYIQFVERDAYCEHTGLRLMDIWRYFRHTWVNSYKSVPGRSMMILIRDAKVENHPVVGIACLASSVVQQSSRDKWIGWNSESAIEHFRSSTKPKRDAAWLLSEVDRFIKSIYLKDLLDSGLIARSDLRKPTPEIIEKLLKDSERAIRHHRRYPNAAQHKHVATGTVAEWRARAETSLFRSKRSKQLASLLSVRTAFQDQKIGGDATKEAWAQAFENARFRQAVGQIVRMLKGERVGVNMMDITVCGAVAPYNLILGGKLVCILLCSPEVVNGYQRRYEKQTSLIASSMRGAPVHRRAQLVLLCTTSLYGSALSQYSRVKVPAEAIGGKPHEKIEYRSIGLSEGFGSFHISQETLGLMSTLIGRSKEARKVNSIFGEGVNPLMRKIREGMELLGLPSDVLMNHGNKRVVYGVALAKNFRDVLLGFADSAQYNVPRTRDKLRTEMLADFWRQRWLLNRLEKPGLLEKVAKHTTVYPIRHGAQVALPEDGTANSS encoded by the coding sequence ATGGGCCAAACAGCCACCCTCACCCCCAACCTCACTGTGCTCATGCCGATCTTTCGCGAGAGGTGTGCATCTATTCGCAAGATGGTTCGCAACTGCCGTGAGACCGTCTCTGCGGAGTTGATCCAACGAATTCGATCCAGTGTCCTCGCACCTCTGACCAAACCAACCAAGGCTCAGGTCCAAGAAGAGCTAGAACTGCTTGCATCGTTGAGCGTCACAATCGACCTCATCGCTCAGGGATGGCGTGTTGTCACCATCTCTCCGGCCGTCGTGATCGAATTCGAGAACGGCTTCTCGCCGGAGGCGGAAAAGGAGCGCATCCGGCACGTTCATCTGATCGACCGAGACGATCAACTGCGTCAGCCGGCAACGCGGACCTTCATCAAAGGGATGGAAAAGAAGCGTCTGACCAAGAAAGGGTGGCACTCCATCTATTCGGTCATGCGGGATGGCGAGAGCCTTGCCCGGGACCTGTCCGCGATTCGGGCCACGCCTGACTCAGGATCTAAACTCGAACAACTTCGAGGCGCAATCAAGCCCTACATTCAGTTCGTCGAACGAGACGCTTATTGCGAGCACACCGGACTACGCCTGATGGACATCTGGCGTTACTTCCGGCACACCTGGGTGAACTCTTACAAGAGTGTTCCAGGCCGCTCCATGATGATCCTCATCCGCGATGCGAAGGTTGAGAACCACCCGGTGGTCGGGATTGCCTGCCTTGCCAGTTCCGTAGTCCAACAGTCTTCGCGGGACAAGTGGATTGGCTGGAACTCGGAAAGTGCCATCGAGCATTTCCGAAGCTCGACGAAGCCCAAGCGAGATGCGGCATGGCTCCTCAGCGAGGTAGACCGTTTCATCAAGAGCATCTACCTGAAGGACCTTCTCGATAGCGGCCTCATTGCTCGGTCCGACTTGCGGAAGCCGACGCCCGAGATCATTGAAAAACTCCTCAAGGATTCGGAGCGTGCCATCAGACATCACCGGCGATATCCGAACGCCGCGCAGCACAAGCACGTGGCCACAGGGACTGTCGCAGAGTGGCGCGCACGCGCAGAGACGAGTCTTTTCCGCAGCAAACGTTCCAAACAGCTCGCGAGTCTGCTCTCTGTCCGTACCGCATTCCAGGATCAGAAGATCGGCGGCGACGCGACCAAAGAGGCTTGGGCTCAAGCGTTCGAGAATGCTCGGTTTCGGCAAGCAGTCGGCCAGATTGTTCGGATGCTGAAGGGCGAACGGGTAGGCGTCAATATGATGGACATCACCGTCTGCGGCGCAGTCGCCCCTTACAATCTCATACTTGGCGGGAAACTCGTTTGCATTCTCCTGTGCAGTCCGGAGGTCGTCAACGGATACCAACGCCGCTATGAGAAACAAACCAGTCTCATTGCATCCAGTATGCGGGGTGCCCCGGTCCACAGACGAGCACAACTCGTATTGCTCTGCACGACGAGTTTGTATGGATCGGCTTTGAGCCAATATAGCCGGGTCAAAGTGCCCGCCGAAGCCATCGGCGGCAAACCCCACGAGAAGATTGAATATCGCTCCATTGGTCTGAGCGAGGGTTTCGGGTCGTTTCACATAAGCCAGGAGACGCTGGGCCTCATGAGCACGCTCATCGGCCGCTCAAAGGAGGCGCGGAAGGTCAACTCGATCTTCGGTGAGGGAGTTAACCCGCTGATGCGGAAGATCCGCGAAGGCATGGAGTTGCTGGGATTGCCGTCCGACGTGTTGATGAACCACGGCAACAAGCGTGTCGTGTACGGTGTCGCGCTTGCCAAAAACTTTCGTGATGTCCTATTGGGCTTTGCTGACTCCGCGCAATACAACGTACCCCGAACGCGGGACAAGCTGAGAACGGAGATGCTCGCAGACTTTTGGCGCCAACGCTGGCTTCTCAATCGCCTGGAGAAGCCTGGCCTCCTAGAGAAAGTCGCAAAACACACGACTGTTTATCCCATCAGGCACGGAGCTCAAGTGGCACTGCCAGAAGATGGAACAGCTAATTCAAGCTAA
- a CDS encoding Fic/DOC family protein, translating into MELLVLDPFGDYDTAGYLRNHYQEKDLNLIGHVETAAFEQEIVHVVRSLRKAPSITYEHVTTAHQNLFQSVYPWAGQDRSTTAPTIAIVKAGYKTLFAHPADVQRAAEHALHLGQDRNYLRGHPGEVFGYLAHAHPFLEGNGRTILTIFAELSRRAGFHIQWEAMDKTEFLETLTRELLQPGKATMDQFVLPFLQEGVLSVESTASRLRVNFKGPPSAS; encoded by the coding sequence ATGGAACTTCTCGTCCTCGATCCGTTTGGGGACTACGACACTGCGGGTTACCTACGCAACCACTATCAGGAAAAGGACCTCAATCTCATTGGCCATGTTGAGACGGCGGCTTTCGAACAAGAGATCGTGCACGTCGTTCGATCTCTTCGCAAGGCTCCATCGATCACTTACGAACACGTCACAACAGCACACCAAAATTTGTTTCAATCGGTCTATCCCTGGGCAGGTCAGGATCGGTCTACCACGGCGCCCACAATCGCGATCGTCAAGGCTGGGTACAAGACACTATTTGCTCATCCAGCCGACGTGCAGCGGGCCGCAGAACACGCTCTCCATCTGGGACAAGATAGGAACTACCTGCGCGGCCATCCGGGGGAAGTGTTTGGCTATCTTGCCCATGCTCATCCTTTTCTTGAAGGCAATGGCAGAACCATCCTCACCATCTTTGCTGAGCTGTCCCGGCGGGCGGGCTTTCACATCCAGTGGGAAGCGATGGACAAGACGGAATTTCTGGAAACCCTCACGAGAGAGTTGTTGCAGCCGGGCAAGGCCACCATGGACCAGTTTGTGTTGCCCTTTCTGCAAGAGGGCGTTCTCTCTGTTGAGAGCACAGCCTCGCGACTCCGAGTGAACTTCAAAGGTCCGCCTTCAGCCTCGTAA